One window of Gilliamella sp. B3022 genomic DNA carries:
- the mreD gene encoding rod shape-determining protein MreD, which yields MRARNSILIIWFTLLIGLFFQIIPWSPSYDMFKPHLFLLIIAYWLITMPYQIGIGTAFVFGLIIDLCSGTILGVHAFIYSLIAYLLVFKYQLLSNLALWQQAFILFGISVCYNALIFIFQVSIYHTITMSPYILLSSCVDGFLWIWIYLLMQRIKQNFAIN from the coding sequence ATGAGGGCTCGTAATAGCATATTAATTATTTGGTTCACTTTGTTAATAGGCTTATTTTTTCAAATTATACCTTGGTCACCATCATATGATATGTTTAAACCACATTTATTTTTATTAATAATCGCTTATTGGTTAATTACTATGCCATATCAGATTGGTATAGGTACAGCATTTGTGTTTGGTTTAATAATAGATTTATGTTCAGGGACAATATTAGGTGTTCATGCCTTCATTTATTCTTTAATTGCTTATTTACTCGTATTTAAATACCAATTGCTGAGTAATTTAGCTTTATGGCAACAGGCTTTTATCTTATTTGGTATTTCGGTTTGTTATAATGCATTAATATTTATATTTCAGGTAAGTATTTATCATACAATTACTATGTCACCATATATATTATTATCAAGTTGCGTTGATGGTTTTTTATGGATATGGATATATTTGCTAATGCAAAGAATAAAACAAAACTTTGCGATTAATTAG
- the mreC gene encoding rod shape-determining protein MreC, with protein MKLLFSKRSPLSVQLFISLLLSFILIVLDLNYRPFKEVRYYLDTMISPLYYISNAPKATYDTLYEMSKTREVLEKENANLNNILLEKKTDLLLLEHLRHENDRLRELLGSPLRHDEHKMAAQVILADTDPYVYQVVINKGKKEGVYIGQPVVDDKGIVGQIYETAQNTSRAILVCDYQHAIPVQILRNDISMVAVGNGCSNDLTLDFLPNNVDIKVGDILVTSGLDGRFPEGYPVAIVSSVKLDISDSTPVISATPTADLKRLRYLLLLWGDQGVKHEGS; from the coding sequence ATGAAATTACTTTTTTCTAAACGTTCTCCTCTTAGTGTGCAATTATTTATATCTTTACTATTATCTTTTATATTAATAGTATTAGATTTAAATTATCGTCCGTTTAAAGAAGTTCGTTACTATTTAGATACAATGATTTCGCCATTGTATTATATTTCAAATGCGCCAAAAGCGACGTATGACACACTGTATGAGATGTCAAAGACACGCGAAGTGTTAGAAAAAGAAAATGCAAATCTAAATAATATATTGCTTGAAAAAAAGACAGATTTATTATTGCTTGAGCATCTTAGACATGAAAATGATCGATTAAGAGAATTACTCGGATCGCCTTTAAGACATGATGAACATAAAATGGCAGCTCAAGTCATATTAGCTGATACTGACCCTTATGTTTATCAAGTTGTTATCAATAAAGGTAAAAAAGAGGGTGTTTACATTGGTCAACCTGTAGTTGATGATAAAGGTATTGTTGGGCAAATTTATGAAACAGCTCAAAATACTAGCCGAGCAATTTTAGTTTGTGATTATCAACATGCAATACCTGTACAAATATTAAGAAACGATATTTCTATGGTGGCAGTTGGTAACGGATGCAGTAATGATTTAACACTCGATTTTTTACCAAATAATGTTGATATTAAAGTTGGTGACATATTAGTAACTTCTGGATTAGACGGTCGTTTTCCTGAAGGTTATCCTGTCGCAATAGTCAGTTCAGTTAAACTTGATATTAGCGATTCAACTCCAGTTATTTCAGCAACGCCGACAGCCGATTTAAAACGTTTACGTTATTTATTATTACTATGGGGAGATCAAGGAGTAAAGCATGAGGGCTCGTAA
- a CDS encoding rod shape-determining protein, whose translation MFKKVRGLFSNDLSIDLGTANTLIYVKGQGIVLNEPSVVAIRQDRTGTPKSVAAVGQAAKQMLGRTPGNIAAIRPMKDGVIADFSVTEKMLQYFIRQVHSHSFLRPSPRVLVCVPVGATQVERRAIRESALGAGAREVYLIEEPMAAAIGADLPVSSPTGSMVVDIGGGTTEVAVISLNGVVYSASARIGGDRFDEAIINYVRRNYGALIGEATAERIKHVIGSAYPGDEVLEIEVRGRNLAEGVPRSFTLNSNEILEALQEPLSGIVSAVKVALEQCPPELASDISEHGMVLTGGGALLRNIDKLLSAETGIHVVVAEDPLTCVARGGGKALDMVDMEGGDLFSEE comes from the coding sequence ATGTTCAAAAAAGTTCGTGGCTTGTTTTCAAATGATCTATCGATTGATTTAGGTACAGCTAACACCCTTATTTATGTAAAAGGTCAAGGTATTGTACTAAACGAACCTTCAGTTGTCGCCATCCGTCAAGATCGCACAGGCACACCTAAAAGTGTCGCTGCTGTTGGGCAGGCTGCGAAACAGATGTTAGGACGTACTCCAGGTAATATTGCTGCTATTAGACCGATGAAAGATGGCGTAATCGCTGACTTTTCTGTAACTGAAAAGATGTTACAGTATTTTATCCGTCAAGTGCATAGCCACAGTTTTTTAAGACCAAGTCCTCGTGTATTAGTTTGTGTACCAGTTGGTGCAACACAAGTCGAGCGTCGTGCTATTCGTGAGTCAGCATTGGGCGCAGGTGCCCGTGAGGTTTATTTAATTGAAGAGCCGATGGCTGCAGCTATTGGTGCGGATTTACCTGTTTCATCGCCAACAGGTTCAATGGTCGTTGATATTGGTGGTGGTACCACTGAAGTTGCCGTTATTTCGTTAAATGGTGTTGTCTATTCGGCATCGGCAAGAATCGGTGGTGACCGTTTTGATGAAGCAATTATCAATTATGTTCGTCGAAATTATGGTGCATTAATTGGTGAGGCGACCGCTGAACGAATTAAACATGTTATTGGCAGTGCCTATCCTGGAGATGAAGTTCTTGAAATTGAAGTTCGTGGTCGAAATCTTGCTGAAGGTGTGCCTCGTAGTTTTACTTTAAATTCTAATGAGATTTTAGAAGCGCTTCAAGAACCACTTAGTGGTATCGTTAGTGCTGTTAAAGTTGCGTTAGAACAATGTCCACCTGAACTGGCTTCGGATATTTCCGAACATGGAATGGTATTAACTGGTGGCGGTGCTCTATTACGTAATATTGATAAATTATTATCGGCTGAAACGGGTATTCATGTAGTTGTCGCCGAAGACCCTCTTACATGTGTAGCAAGAGGTGGTGGTAAAGCTCTCGATATGGTTGATATGGAGGGAGGAGATCTCTTTAGTGAAGAGTAA
- the accB gene encoding acetyl-CoA carboxylase biotin carboxyl carrier protein, whose protein sequence is MDIRKIKKLIELVEESGISEIEISEGEESVRISRSIPTANYSAPIQNIQIPQAAPVVVAPSSASESVAETDPITPAPAGTTIKSPMVGTFYRTPSPESKAFVEVGQTVNVGDVLCIVEAMKMMNQIESEKAGTIKAILVENGQPVEFDQPLFIIE, encoded by the coding sequence ATGGATATACGCAAAATTAAAAAATTAATTGAATTAGTTGAAGAGTCAGGTATTTCAGAAATTGAAATTTCTGAAGGTGAAGAATCAGTTCGAATTAGTCGATCAATACCTACAGCAAACTATTCAGCGCCAATACAAAACATTCAAATCCCTCAAGCTGCCCCAGTTGTTGTAGCTCCTAGCTCAGCAAGTGAAAGTGTAGCTGAAACGGATCCTATTACTCCCGCTCCGGCAGGTACTACTATAAAATCGCCAATGGTTGGAACGTTTTATCGCACGCCAAGCCCAGAATCGAAAGCTTTTGTAGAAGTTGGTCAAACTGTCAATGTCGGTGATGTACTTTGTATCGTTGAAGCGATGAAAATGATGAACCAAATTGAATCTGAAAAAGCAGGCACAATTAAAGCTATTTTAGTTGAAAATGGTCAACCAGTTGAATTTGATCAGCCACTATTCATCATTGAATAA
- the accC gene encoding acetyl-CoA carboxylase biotin carboxylase subunit, with the protein MLDKILIANRGEIALRILRACKELGIKTVAVHSSADKDLKHVLLADETVCIGPAASAKSYLNIPALISAAEVTGAAAIHPGYGFLSENADFAEQVERSGFVFVGPKPDTIRLMGDKVSAIHAMKKAGVPCVPGSDGPLSNDIENNKQIAKQIGYPVIIKASGGGGGRGMRIVREEKDLEQAIKMTKLEAKTAFNNDMVYMEKFLENPRHIEIQVLSDGQGHAIYLGERDCSMQRRHQKVVEEAPAVGITPKMRKFIGERCVNACIEIGYRGAGTFEFLFENGEFYFIEMNTRIQVEHPVTEMITGVDLIREQILIAAGKPLSIQQSDIEIKGHAIECRINAEDPKTFMPSPGKITRFHAPGGFGIRWESHIYAGYTVPPYYDSMIGKLIAYGETREVAIARMKNALAELVIDGIKTNIDLHIEIMNDKDFQKGGTNIHYLEKKLGIYE; encoded by the coding sequence ATGCTTGATAAAATTCTTATTGCTAACCGTGGAGAAATTGCTCTACGTATCCTACGAGCATGTAAAGAACTTGGAATTAAAACTGTCGCTGTTCATTCCTCGGCAGATAAAGATTTAAAACATGTATTACTTGCAGACGAAACTGTCTGTATAGGTCCAGCAGCTTCCGCTAAAAGTTACCTCAATATTCCTGCATTAATTTCTGCCGCTGAAGTTACAGGTGCAGCAGCAATTCATCCTGGATATGGTTTTTTATCAGAAAACGCAGACTTCGCTGAGCAAGTAGAACGTTCTGGATTTGTTTTTGTTGGACCAAAGCCTGATACCATTCGTTTAATGGGTGATAAAGTGTCAGCAATTCATGCCATGAAAAAAGCTGGCGTACCTTGTGTGCCTGGCTCTGATGGACCTTTGAGCAATGATATTGAAAATAATAAGCAGATCGCCAAACAAATCGGCTATCCGGTTATTATCAAAGCGTCCGGTGGTGGCGGTGGTCGTGGTATGCGTATTGTTCGAGAAGAAAAAGATCTTGAACAAGCAATAAAAATGACCAAATTAGAAGCAAAAACCGCTTTCAATAACGACATGGTCTATATGGAAAAGTTCCTCGAAAACCCTCGTCATATTGAGATTCAAGTGCTTTCTGATGGTCAAGGCCATGCTATTTATTTAGGTGAACGTGATTGTTCAATGCAAAGACGTCACCAAAAAGTAGTTGAAGAAGCACCGGCAGTTGGCATTACCCCGAAAATGCGCAAATTCATTGGTGAGCGCTGTGTTAATGCGTGCATTGAAATCGGTTATCGTGGCGCAGGAACATTTGAATTCTTATTTGAAAATGGTGAATTTTATTTCATTGAAATGAATACGCGTATTCAGGTTGAACATCCAGTTACCGAAATGATAACAGGTGTAGATCTGATTAGAGAACAGATCTTAATTGCCGCAGGCAAACCTCTTTCTATCCAACAAAGTGATATTGAAATCAAAGGTCATGCCATTGAATGCCGTATAAATGCCGAAGACCCTAAAACATTTATGCCTTCACCAGGTAAAATTACTCGCTTCCATGCGCCAGGTGGTTTTGGTATTCGTTGGGAATCACACATTTATGCGGGTTACACAGTACCGCCTTACTATGATTCAATGATTGGTAAGCTAATTGCGTATGGTGAAACTCGTGAAGTTGCTATTGCACGAATGAAAAATGCATTAGCAGAACTAGTGATTGATGGTATTAAAACAAATATAGATCTTCACATTGAAATTATGAATGATAAAGACTTCCAAAAAGGAGGAACAAATATTCATTATTTAGAGAAGAAATTAGGCATTTACGAATAA
- a CDS encoding bifunctional 4-hydroxy-2-oxoglutarate aldolase/2-dehydro-3-deoxy-phosphogluconate aldolase: protein MKNWKRSAEEILTIGPVVPVIVIERIEDAVPLAKALINGGVKVLEVTLRTECALEAIKKIIKEVPEAVVGAGTVTSVEQLKQVTEAGVEFVITPGITDAILKAAVEGPVPVIPGIATISELLTAQEYGLTALKFFPAEINGGVAALKAFSGPCGYMKFCPTGGVNPKNYRDYLALSNVLCVGGTWFIPTDAISNGDFDKITQMAKEAVTGAK from the coding sequence ATGAAAAACTGGAAAAGAAGTGCTGAAGAAATTTTAACCATAGGGCCTGTTGTTCCTGTTATTGTTATTGAACGAATTGAAGATGCCGTGCCACTGGCAAAAGCGTTAATTAATGGCGGTGTTAAAGTTCTTGAAGTTACATTACGAACAGAATGTGCGCTTGAAGCAATCAAAAAAATCATTAAAGAAGTTCCAGAAGCAGTGGTTGGTGCAGGTACAGTAACAAGTGTTGAACAACTTAAACAAGTTACAGAAGCTGGAGTTGAATTTGTGATTACTCCAGGCATAACTGATGCCATTTTAAAAGCTGCAGTTGAAGGACCTGTTCCAGTAATTCCTGGTATTGCGACCATTTCTGAGTTATTAACAGCCCAAGAATATGGCTTAACAGCATTAAAATTTTTTCCAGCAGAAATTAATGGTGGCGTCGCTGCATTAAAAGCTTTTTCTGGTCCTTGTGGATATATGAAGTTTTGCCCTACTGGCGGTGTAAATCCTAAAAATTATCGAGATTATCTTGCACTTAGTAATGTACTTTGTGTTGGTGGGACTTGGTTTATTCCAACCGATGCTATTTCTAATGGTGATTTTGATAAAATTACTCAAATGGCAAAAGAAGCCGTTACTGGCGCCAAATAA
- a CDS encoding ABC transporter permease gives MCNLYWIALKSIWRKEVTRFLRIWLQTLIPPIITMSLYFIIFGNLIGSRVGDMGGFSYMSFIVPGLIMMSVITNSYTNVCSSFFSAKFQRNIEELLVAPVPTHILIWGYVGGGVMRGILTGILVTMVSLFFVHFEVHSWPFVICTLLLTSILFSLAGLLNAVFAKTFDDISIIPTFVLTPLTYLGGVFYSITMLPTFWQWVSKLNPIVYMINGFRYGFLGVTDVSLWITFSMLILFVSVLYVIAWRLIESGRGLRS, from the coding sequence ATGTGTAATTTATATTGGATAGCTTTAAAAAGTATTTGGCGTAAAGAGGTGACACGATTTTTAAGAATTTGGTTGCAAACGTTGATCCCACCTATTATCACTATGTCACTTTATTTTATTATCTTTGGTAATCTAATTGGTTCACGTGTGGGGGATATGGGTGGTTTTAGCTATATGTCATTTATCGTTCCTGGTTTAATTATGATGTCTGTAATTACAAACTCTTATACCAATGTCTGTTCTTCTTTTTTTAGCGCCAAATTTCAACGTAATATTGAGGAATTATTAGTTGCACCAGTACCAACGCATATTTTGATTTGGGGATATGTTGGTGGAGGTGTGATGCGTGGTATTTTAACAGGTATTTTAGTAACGATGGTATCGTTATTTTTTGTTCATTTTGAAGTTCATTCTTGGCCCTTTGTTATTTGTACTTTGCTATTAACTTCGATTTTGTTTTCATTAGCAGGATTATTAAATGCTGTATTTGCAAAAACTTTTGACGATATCAGTATTATTCCAACATTTGTATTAACACCATTAACTTATCTTGGAGGAGTATTTTACTCAATAACCATGCTACCAACTTTCTGGCAATGGGTATCAAAACTAAATCCAATCGTTTATATGATTAATGGTTTTCGTTATGGTTTTTTAGGTGTAACTGACGTATCACTATGGATCACATTTTCAATGTTAATTTTGTTTGTTTCTGTACTATATGTAATTGCATGGCGACTTATTGAAAGTGGGCGAGGGTTAAGAAGTTAA
- a CDS encoding ABC transporter ATP-binding protein, which produces MSSIPALELVALKKIYKNGVEALKGIDLTVKAGDFYALLGPNGAGKSTTIGIISSLVTKTSGKVRIFGYDLDTDIVNAKRQLGLVPQEFNFNQFEEVIQIITNQGGYYGLPRKLALERAEKYLRILDLWDKRHSRACMLSGGMKRRLMIARALVHEPKLLILDEPTAGVDIELRRSMWDFLREINHEGITIILTTHYLEEAEMLCRNIGIIQNGQLIANSSMRQLLANSQSETIIIDYVPTSESIVLTDYNYTNVDTGMLEVKVDKQRGLNQLFEQLNHQNVKVISMRNKTNRLEELFVDLLRNNNSEGSDNV; this is translated from the coding sequence ATGTCGTCTATTCCTGCGCTTGAATTAGTCGCACTTAAAAAAATTTATAAAAATGGTGTAGAAGCCTTAAAAGGTATTGATTTAACGGTTAAGGCAGGTGATTTTTATGCATTGCTTGGTCCAAACGGTGCCGGGAAATCAACAACTATTGGCATAATAAGCTCATTGGTAACCAAAACCTCGGGTAAAGTGCGAATTTTTGGTTACGATTTAGATACCGATATTGTCAATGCTAAAAGGCAATTAGGCTTGGTACCACAAGAATTTAATTTTAACCAATTTGAAGAAGTGATTCAGATCATCACTAATCAAGGAGGCTATTATGGTCTACCGCGTAAATTGGCCTTAGAACGAGCAGAAAAATACCTGCGAATTTTAGATTTATGGGATAAACGCCACAGTCGAGCGTGCATGTTATCAGGTGGTATGAAAAGACGTTTAATGATTGCAAGAGCACTAGTTCATGAACCCAAATTATTAATTCTTGATGAACCAACAGCAGGGGTTGATATTGAGTTACGACGTTCCATGTGGGATTTTTTACGTGAAATCAATCATGAAGGTATTACGATTATTTTAACTACCCATTATTTAGAAGAAGCGGAAATGCTATGTCGTAATATTGGCATAATTCAAAATGGTCAATTGATTGCGAATTCTTCTATGCGTCAATTATTAGCTAATAGCCAATCTGAAACTATTATTATCGATTATGTACCAACAAGTGAATCAATAGTTTTAACAGATTATAATTATACAAATGTTGATACAGGAATGCTAGAAGTTAAGGTTGATAAACAACGTGGTTTAAATCAGTTGTTTGAGCAACTCAATCATCAAAATGTTAAAGTGATTAGCATGCGAAATAAAACTAATCGATTAGAAGAACTATTTGTTGATTTGTTACGCAACAATAATTCAGAAGGAAGTGATAATGTGTAA
- the mog gene encoding molybdopterin adenylyltransferase: MFKIGLVSVSDRATKGIYDDEGIPSLISWLQTALKTPFITENRIIPDEISIIEQTLCEFVDQLHCDLILTTGGTGPAIRDVTPDATLAIADRVMPGFGEQMRQISLHFVPTAILSRQVGVIRKKCLILNLPGRPKSIKETLEGVKNSEGKIIVNGIFASVPYCLELLEGPYIETHEQIVKSFRPKSSNKSNI, from the coding sequence ATGTTTAAAATTGGTTTAGTTTCTGTGTCTGATAGAGCTACAAAGGGTATCTATGACGATGAAGGTATTCCATCATTAATATCTTGGTTACAAACAGCATTGAAAACTCCATTTATTACCGAAAATCGAATAATTCCAGATGAAATATCTATTATTGAACAAACATTATGCGAATTTGTTGACCAATTACATTGTGATTTGATTCTAACCACTGGCGGTACAGGACCTGCCATTAGAGATGTCACCCCTGATGCTACTTTAGCAATAGCCGATCGGGTAATGCCAGGATTTGGTGAACAGATGCGTCAAATCAGCTTACATTTTGTACCTACCGCTATTCTTTCCAGACAAGTTGGTGTTATTCGAAAAAAATGTTTAATTTTAAACTTACCTGGCAGACCAAAATCGATAAAAGAAACGCTTGAGGGTGTAAAAAATAGTGAAGGAAAAATAATTGTTAATGGTATTTTTGCCAGCGTTCCTTATTGTTTAGAATTATTAGAAGGACCTTACATAGAAACGCATGAGCAAATAGTAAAATCTTTTCGCCCTAAAAGCAGCAACAAATCGAATATTTGA
- the argR gene encoding transcriptional regulator ArgR, with product MKQDDLTKAFKEMLLQEKFSSQISIVQALQEQGFDNINQSKVSRMLTKFGAVRTRNAKSEMVYCLPAEMSVPTASSPLKNLVVDIDYNSSMVVIRTSPGAAQLIARLLDSIGKSEGILGSIAGDDTIFSTPTKSCTVKSLYQTIIQLFEQEL from the coding sequence ATGAAACAAGATGATCTGACTAAAGCTTTTAAAGAAATGCTTTTACAAGAAAAATTTAGTTCTCAAATAAGCATTGTACAAGCTTTACAAGAACAAGGGTTTGATAACATTAATCAATCCAAGGTTTCACGAATGTTAACCAAATTTGGGGCGGTTAGAACACGTAACGCAAAATCAGAAATGGTCTATTGCTTACCTGCTGAAATGAGTGTTCCTACAGCCAGTAGCCCATTAAAAAATTTGGTTGTTGATATTGATTATAATAGCTCAATGGTGGTAATTCGTACTAGTCCTGGGGCTGCACAGCTTATTGCCCGATTACTTGATTCAATTGGTAAATCAGAAGGTATTTTAGGTTCTATTGCTGGAGATGATACAATTTTCAGTACGCCAACTAAATCTTGTACGGTCAAAAGTTTATATCAAACTATTATTCAATTATTTGAACAAGAGTTATAA
- the lysC gene encoding lysine-sensitive aspartokinase 3, whose translation METSFVIAKFGGTSVADYSAMVNSANIVIANSCVKVVVLSASAGITNLLVALAEGRDSDVRAQHIAKIQSIQYNILEQLPENPTLRAEIDRIIANIASLSEAASLATSPALTDELVSHGEIMSSKLFVEVLREKQKSAIWFDVRKVMRTDDKFGKAQPKIEEIKQLCCAHLKSLNTNALIVTQGFIGTESTGKTTTLGRGGSDYTAALLGEALNATQIDIWTDVAGIYTNDPRITPSAKRIDEISFAEAAEMATFGAKVLHPATLVPAVRSNIPVFVGSSKAPQDGGTIVYNTNSITSKLPVFRALALRRKQTLLTLTSLNMLHAQGFLARVFTILAKHNISVDLVTTSEVSIALTIDTTGTCTNGNSLLTKELFDELLTLCHVDVEEDLALIAIIGNNLTTTKGIAKEVFGVLDDFVIRLCCYGASTHNLCLLSKSNDAEAIIKILHKTIFE comes from the coding sequence ATGGAAACATCATTTGTAATTGCTAAGTTTGGTGGTACTAGTGTTGCTGATTATTCAGCAATGGTAAATAGTGCCAATATTGTTATCGCTAACTCATGTGTAAAAGTTGTAGTATTATCTGCATCTGCAGGTATTACGAACTTATTAGTAGCATTAGCTGAGGGTCGTGATTCTGATGTCCGAGCCCAGCATATAGCCAAAATTCAATCAATCCAATACAATATTTTAGAACAACTCCCTGAAAATCCAACATTAAGAGCTGAAATTGATCGCATCATTGCCAATATCGCATCTTTATCTGAAGCCGCAAGCTTAGCTACTTCACCCGCATTAACCGATGAGTTAGTCAGTCATGGTGAAATTATGTCTTCGAAACTATTTGTTGAGGTATTAAGAGAAAAACAAAAAAGTGCCATATGGTTCGATGTACGTAAAGTTATGCGAACCGATGATAAATTCGGTAAAGCTCAACCCAAAATTGAAGAAATCAAACAGCTTTGCTGTGCACATTTAAAATCCTTAAATACTAACGCGCTAATTGTTACTCAAGGTTTTATTGGCACAGAAAGTACAGGTAAGACTACAACATTAGGTCGTGGCGGAAGTGATTATACAGCAGCGTTACTTGGCGAAGCGTTAAATGCAACGCAAATAGATATTTGGACGGATGTTGCAGGTATTTACACTAATGATCCTCGCATTACACCATCGGCAAAAAGAATTGATGAAATATCTTTCGCTGAAGCTGCAGAAATGGCAACTTTTGGAGCGAAAGTTTTACATCCAGCAACATTAGTGCCAGCAGTACGAAGTAACATCCCTGTATTTGTTGGTTCAAGTAAAGCTCCACAAGATGGTGGTACGATTGTTTATAATACGAATAGTATCACATCTAAATTACCTGTGTTTAGAGCACTAGCATTACGACGCAAACAAACGTTGTTAACCTTAACCAGTTTAAATATGTTACATGCTCAAGGATTTCTTGCTAGAGTATTTACTATATTAGCTAAACATAATATATCCGTCGATTTGGTTACCACATCAGAAGTCAGTATCGCTTTAACTATTGATACAACAGGTACTTGTACTAATGGTAACAGTCTATTAACCAAAGAATTATTTGATGAGCTTTTAACTCTTTGTCATGTAGATGTTGAAGAAGATTTAGCTCTCATTGCCATTATTGGTAATAATTTAACTACGACAAAAGGTATAGCAAAAGAAGTATTTGGCGTGTTAGATGATTTTGTTATAAGACTTTGTTGTTATGGAGCAAGCACACACAATCTCTGCCTATTATCAAAAAGTAATGATGCAGAAGCAATTATAAAAATTTTACATAAAACCATTTTCGAATAA
- a CDS encoding GlsB/YeaQ/YmgE family stress response membrane protein: protein MGILSWAILGLIAGWIAKFFMPLGSVGVIKTILLGIAGAIVGGYISTFFGWGSVTGFNFPSLFISVLGAILLIYIYRLMK from the coding sequence ATGGGTATTTTAAGTTGGGCTATTCTAGGATTAATTGCCGGTTGGATTGCAAAGTTCTTTATGCCGCTTGGAAGCGTGGGAGTAATTAAAACGATTTTATTAGGAATTGCAGGTGCCATCGTTGGCGGGTACATAAGTACATTTTTTGGATGGGGAAGTGTGACAGGATTTAATTTCCCTAGTTTATTTATCTCAGTGTTAGGTGCAATATTGCTTATTTACATCTACCGTCTGATGAAATAA